Genomic segment of Variovorax sp. OAS795:
AGCGGATCGATCTTGACCGACGCCTTTCCTCCAAACCCACCACCGATGTAGGGCGAGTGCACGCGCACGCATGCCAGTGGAACGCCGAGCGTTTCCGAGCAAACCCGCGCGATGGCGGTAGGCGTTTGGCCGCCGCTCCAGATCTCGAGTGCATGCGGCTTCCAATCGGCGATGCTGACATGCGGCTCCATCGCGAAATGGAACACCATCGGAAAGGTAAAGGTGTCTTCGAAAACGCGGGCTGCCGCCACAAAGGCCTGGTCGACGTCCCCACTGCTGTATTTCCAGTGTTGGAAGATGTTCGTGCCTTCCACAGGACTCGCTTCGCCCCGGAAGTAGAAGTCCTTCAACTTGTCCATGTCTTGATGGACAAGTTCGGCGCCCTCCGCCATCGCTTCTCTTGCCGTTGTCACGAAGGGCAACGGGTCGTACTCGACGACGATGGCATCCACAGCCTCCTCGGCAGTGACTTCATCGATGGCCGCGACCGCTGCGACCGGATCGCCGACGTACCGGACCTTGTCGATGGCGATCACTTCGCGGTCGCGCAGGTAGAGGCCCCACCGGTTGGCGGTCCCAGGCAGATTCTTCATGTCGGCCCCGGTCAGGACCGCAACCACACCCGGCATGGCCAAGGCAGCGCTCGTGTCGATGCTGCGGATGCGCGCATGCGGCACCGTGCTGCGCAAGATCTTCCCTTGCAGCATGCCGGGCACCTCCACGTCGCTGGCGAAGATCGCCGTACCCGTGACCTTTTGGAGATAGTCGGCACGAGGCTCCTGATGGAGCGGAAGTTTCGGATGTGAGTGCATACCGAGAGGAAGAGAGCTACTCGTCCAGCGTGATACGCGACTGGGAGATCACGCCTGCCCAGGTCTTCGTCTCCGCGGCTTGACGCTTTGTGACTTCCTCGGGCGAACTGGACGTCGGCTCGACACCGACTGCGTGCATCCGCTCCTTAACTTCTGCGGAGTTCATGGTTTTTGCAATCTGGGGAACCATCTTCGCGATGACGCTCTTTGGAACGCCAGAGGGCGCATAGAGGGCGAACCACGTGACAGCTTCAAAGCCGGGAAGAACCGTCTCGGAGAGGGTTGGAATGTTTGGCATTGCCTGCGCCCGCTTGGCCGTCGTCACTGCCAGGGCCTTGAGCCTGCCAGCCTTGATTTGCGAAAGCACTGCTGGGCCCTGTTCGATCGCCATCACGACCCGCCCAGCGATCAGGTCCACCACCATGGGGCTGCTGCCCTTGTACTGGACCGGTAGAAGGTCGACCCCAGCACGCTGCTTGAACAGTTCCATGAACACATGCTGGGACGTCCCCTTGCCGGCGGAACCGTAGGCGTACTCACCTGGCTTTGCCTTGAGGTAGGCGATGAGCTCCTGGATGGTGTTGACCGGCAGCGAGGCTGGCACGACGACATAGGAGGGATTGAAACCCAGGATGGAAACAGGCTCGACATGGCTGGCAACGTCCTTCATGCGCGGCAACAGCTGCGGCAGGATGGAAAACATCGATGACGCGCCGATGAGCAGCGTGTGCCCGTCCGCCGGCTGCCGGGAGACGTACTCGGCGCCGATCAATCCAGAAGCGCCGGCCCTGTTGTCAACGACTGTGGGCTGCCCAAACTCGGCAAGTCCATTCGCCACCGAACGGGCGTAGAGATCCGTTGCACCGCCCGGCGGGTACGGCGCAACGATCGTGATGGCTTTGCTGGGAAAGGTCTGTGCTTGTACCGAGTTCGCAAGTACAGCCAGTGCGACACCGCAACACGCTGCAAGCAGCTTTTTCATGGTGAACATCAGTTACTCCAACAAATGGGTCTAGCGAGAAAGTCCATCTTGTTCGTTGCGTACAGCAGAACGAGATATCGTTTGAGGGAACGCTATTCTGTTTGGCGCCACGCTATGATGTCAAGCAGAATTTGGGGGCGGGTTCGAATCAAGGCCCGGGCTTTTTGCTATGTGGGAGATGGCAATGGCGGCCAATCGGTTTAGCTTCAGCCGAAGACAACTTAGAAGATATTTGGAGAGCTACTGATGGCAGCTGAAAAGACAGACGAGCAAAAGGTCGGAGGCGTTGCTGCGGTGGAAAGAGCTTTTGCGATCCTCCACGCTTTCCGCGCGGGCGACACTTCGCTCAACCTGAGTGAATTGGCGCAGCGCACCGGGATGTACAAGAGCACGATCCTGCGAACCATGACCTCGCTGATTCGCGAACATTGCATCGTTCGCCTGGACGACGGCACCTATCAACTAGGCTCGATGCTTCTGCATTGGGGGGGGCTCTATCAAGCGGCCCTGCGACTCGACGATCATGTCCCCGCCATCCTGAGACGGTTGGTTCAGGAAACAGGCGAAGGCGCCTCCTTCTTTACTCGGGAGGACAATCTGCGGGTGTGTCTGTTTCGAGTGGACTCGCCCAAATCTGTGCGCGATCACATCCGGACAGGTGACCTGCTGCCCTTGGACAAGGGCGCTGCCGGCAGAGTCCTGTCCAGCTTCGACCGTGCGCTCACTCCGCCGGCCAACTTTCCCGAGCAGCCGTTCATCGTGACCATTGGAGAGCGCGAGCCTGACATTGGCGCAATTGCTGCGCCGGTCTTCGGGCCCATGGGCAGTCTGCGAGGCGCCTTGGCCATTTCTGGCCCGTCCGCGCGTTTTTCGTCAGATTTCATACCTGGCATGTCGCTGGCCGTGCTCAAGGCGGCCTCAGATTTGACCCGGCGCCTCGGTGGCGACCCTGCCGTTTTCGAAACAGCATCCGCAAAATTTGACTTTGCGGCCATGGTTCCATCGACGCCATCCGCGAGCGCGACCTAGCATCGCGCGCCAGTCTGCGGCGCAAGCCGGTTCAAGTCTCGGTGGCAATCAAGAGACTGGCCCCATCACGCGCCAGAAGACGTGAGTTCGACTCGCATTTCCGGGTGAATGACGTCGCCGTTCTTCAGAATCTGCACGTCGTCCAGCCAAAGGTTGCAATTCCGCATGGGCAGATCGAGGTGGCACGCGGTGTCGTTCGTACCGCCAAGCTCCAGGTTCGGTCCGAGCGAGAAGAGCACGTTGCCATAGAAGGAAAGCGCATTCATGACGTGCTCGCTCGTCAGCTGGCGGGACACTGAAAATTGATACCAGCGGGCCTTCTCATTGAGGCCCCATCCAATGTGAGAGATGGCATAGGCCCGAGGGTCGTTGAAGCTGTCGATGTAGCTACGGATGAGCTGGGCGTCCAACCCCTCCCCGGTTATTTCAACGACGTGGCCTTTCTCAACATGCAGCGCCACCGGCGATTCGACGTACTTTTTGAATGCACAAAGGATGTCACCGGGCTGCATTACGACAACACCGTCCACGCCGCCATCGTCACCTTGAGTGAAAGAAAAACCCGACGGGAAATGGTCCCAGCGCCCTGCCTCGGCGGTGAATCCGTACTCTGAAATAACCGGATATTGCCCGAGCTTGTAGACGATGTCAGTCCCGCCATCCGAGGTGAAGCGCAGCTGCTTTGCAGACTCCAACAGCCCCTTCGCATACTCGACTCGACGCTGCAGGTCCGCAGTCGGGAACATCTGCTTCAACACATGGAATGGCTCCATTACCCGCAAGATGCGCACGCCAGCGGCCTGGATCTCCGCCTGCTCACGCGAAAAGAGAAGGCCGACCATATCGATGACCATGCTCGCGGATTTCAGGGCGGACATCGCGAGCGCATTGCCCACCAGCGGGTGCCGTCCTTGCACACCGACTGCGTTTTGCTGGCCCCTGCGCAGATTCATGTTGAAGGTCGTGGCCCCGAGGTGCGAGGCGGCGGCCATGAATGCCTGCGCGTGGTCCTGCCATTCATCATCGGCCGTCAGCACCACAATGTTCTCTCCCGGTTTTACCCGGCAGAGCTCCAGCTCACGAGTGAACAGCTCGAACATCTCGACATCAAGTTTCATTTCTTTTCCTGGTTCGATGGATATTGGTGGCGCAAGGCGGCTCTCAGAAGTTCGCTGAATCCAGTGAAGTTTTCTGCTTGCAGCTGATGTCCGGCCCCTGCCAGACGGAACGCCTCCATATCTGGACGCAGGTGGCGCATCTCTTCGATGTCTGTATCGGAGACCACGCCGCCCTCGCCCGCGCATATCAGGGAGACAGGGCACTCCGTCCTTGCGAGGTCCGCAAACATGTCCTGAGAGTGGAAGTCCTCGTAGGCCGCATAGACAGCGCGCTCGTCGCAAGTCGACAACCATTCCGCGCGCAAGCGTTGCAGATCCTCCGGCCAGGGAGCCGCCATGCTCGAATGCAAGGCTTCTGCCGCTTCTCCCTGGCGGGCCGCCTGCAACAGGCCTAGCGTGCGCGCGATGGGGATGGGGTAGGTCCTCCTCCCCGGCCCGCTGGTAGGTGGATCGACAAGCACGAGCGCGCGGACGAGTTCCGGAGCTTTCGTCGACATTCGCAGCGCAATCCGCGCACCCATCGAATGTCCGATCAATGTCGCAGACCCGATGTGTGTTTCGCGAATGAAGGCTGCGACGTCTTCTGCGCAAGCGTCCAGCCCGTAGTCCAGATGCGGCCCGGATTCGGACAGCCCACGGCCGCGAACATCGAGCACGAAGCAATCATGGTCGGACATGAGCCACCTGCCCACGTGGCTCCAAAGAATTGCAGGGCTCACGATGCCGGGCACGATGAGCACGCGAGGGCCAACGCCTGGGAAATGCAGGTAATGCTGTCGAATGCCATTGGCACGAGCCACTTTTCCTGTTCCGAAGTTCAAGGTTTTCTCCAAGGGCGCCGCCGAGGAAAGCGCAATACGGGTTATTCTGCTGCACAGAATGTTATTCCGTCAAGCGCTACAAGGCGCCACTCAGCACGTGGCAGGTGATCCGTTGCGTGCCCCCACACACGGCCGCGCTGCGGCGTCGACTCTCAGAGAACCCCGGCGCGGCAACCGCGGGGTGCGTGAGCAAACGATGGCTGAAGTCGCCGCGGTGAAGGCGCAGCGGCTACCCAGGCCTGCGAGATCCACATCGGCCCGCGTCAGGACCTGCTCGACCTCGCGAATAAGGAGCGTCTAGTGTGGTCCGGTCCATGCCTGCTCCTTCGTTCATGAAAGCCGCTTTGGGCGACCGTCACGCCGCAGTTGAGTGACAAGCTCACCTGACGATCGGCAACGCATACATCGGAACTGCCTTGTAGAGGAAAGATGGCCAATCGCCAGCACGCGCCAGATTCCATAGTTCGACCTGGTCGGCTCGAGCCGATCGAGAACTCTGGCGTGGTCCTCGTCGCACGCCGTGGCCGAGTGAACATGCCGCGTTTACTCACAAACCCTTGTCGACAAACTGCGGCAGCTCAAACGACCGGAGCGCCTGCTTGCGAAGGTTGAGATAGATCATTCCGCACGCTGGGTCGGCGGCATGGTCATTTCGATGCGCTCGCCACCTGGCAGGTACGCCGAGAGGATCGGATCACCCTCATCGAAGGGCCTCTGAGAGATGTTGACACGATGTGGGCCCGACCTCGGGTATCGCCGGGAAGCGATGGCTCCCGACGGCGCTCATGCGTGAGCGAGAATATTGACCAGCCTCCCGAATGGATCGCGGACGAAGAACCGGTGGACTCCCCAAGGTTCGTCGGTAGGGCCGTACTCGATAGAGAAGCCGGCGGCTTTTATGCCCTCGAGTGCGGCATTCAAGTCATCCACTTCGATCGATAGGTCCGGCACCGGAGCGCCGGAGCCACCTTCCGCAGCGAAGCTCACCTGTACGGGCCCGGCTCGGGTCGGTCGCCTCGAAATTGGCGACTATTCGTTTGACTTGCAACTTACCTCCTTCTGCTTTCGTGGATGGTGCTGCTCCGCTCGCTTTGACGGCGGGCCTCAACGACGGCTTGTGGCCGGCTGAGCCGGTCGGTCGGTCAAATTCTGGTCAGTCATCGAGCCGAGCATTGTCCAATGCACAGCAAGATTAGCGCTCCCCCATCCGACAGGGTGCTGCGGCCAACATCCGCGCTGCGCGCAGGAACGCCGTCGGACCGACCCAACTGACGTTCCAGTTGCCCGCGACCGGCACTTGCCGCTTGTGCGCGATCACCATCTCCCGCTTCGGTACGACCAAGATGTACTGGCCATGAACGCCCCACGCCATATAGGCGCCGCTCAGCGGCGAGTCTTGCGGCTCGTCGAGCAGCCACCACAGATAGCCATACCCGAAGCCGCGCCGTGCCGTGTGCGGTGGATGCATCTGTGCAGCGGGCGTGGTCTGTTGCGTCATTTGCTTGACCCAGCCGGCCGGCACGAGTTGCTGGCCGCGCCAATTGCCCTGGCGCAGCATCAAGTAGCCCAGACGTGCCATGTCACGCGTGGACAGGTAGAAGGGGTAGGCCAAGTGCTGTGAGCGGCGCGCGTCGCCGCTGCGTGCATGGCGGGCCAGATCGAAATCTTCCAGTTGCAGGGGCGTGGCCAGATCGTCCGCGAACGCCTGGTAGATGTCTCGCCCGGTCAGGCGTTCGAAGATGGTGCCCGCAGCGTTGAAGTCCCAGTTGTTGTACAAAAAGTAGCTGCCGGGCACATGCGATCCACGTGGGGGCGCGGCCGCCGCATCGTCACCGCCATTGGCGGCCGCGTGGTAGACCCCCGAACGCGCGGCGAGCAGGTCGCGCAGCCTGGCTTGCCGTTCGATCGGCAGCAAGCCGCCCACGTCGTCGATGCCCAGGTCGGCCAGCGTGCGGTCGAGGTCGATGGTGCCGCTGGCTACGTACTTGCCGTACATCATCGAGAGCACGCTCTTGCGCACCGAGAACACGATGCTGACGGTCTGGACCGGGCCCTCGCTGAAAAGCACGCTGCCGTCCTGCACGGCCATGAGCGAGGTGGTGTCCAGTGTGCGTACGTAGTTGCGAGTGGCATCCAGGTCGCGGCGGCAGGTGCTGCCCGGTTCAGCCTCGGGCGCTACCGACCAGGATGCTCCGGGGAAGACCACTGGCGCGGCAGGCGTTGCGGTAGCGTACCCGAAGGGCAGAAGCAGCGTGATCGCTAGTGCTGAAAATCGCCGGCTCAATAGACTGGACATGGCCGGATTCTCTCGCCGGCTGGCAGGTCGAACGGGCCTGCAGCAAGCATCATTTACCTGCGATATCGGAGAAGCCGTCGGTGTCGAATCGGCAGCACCACTTGACGTGGGGCCAGGTGCCTGTTGAGTTGGCCTCGACGACCCCCCGCGCGAACAGCACTTCGTGCGTGCCGTCGTCATAGAGGTTTTCTTCCTGGACCTCAATGGGTAGACCTTCAACGAGTAGCACGGGCAAGCCGTTGATGTCTTTTCGGAGATCGGTTTGCGACAGCATGATGAGATCGCGCTCAAGGAGTTCGTTGAAATCAACGGAGAAGCGAGGTGCCATATCGAATGTCTGGGTCTGGCCGTACCGTGCCCTTACTCCTCGGTCGGCCCGGTAGGCTCATACTTTTCGCGCATCTCAAAATACGCCTTCTTGCAATGTTCGAAGTACGCTCGTTCGTCGTCTGCGATGCGTTCGGCCTCATGCCCAGAAATCACTGGGTCAGCAAGGTTTGTCTCGACGATGCAAATGCTCACCACATCGCCAGCCTGCAAATTGGTGCGCAGCCACTCCAAGTGTTCATCCACGGCACCGTTCGCGCGTGCCGTCAGTCCTCCCAGACGCAGGTCAATGTCGACGCTCCCGTCATCACGACGCGGTTCTGCCTCAGGCCCCAGCTTTCCCGTCAGAGACAGGATGGCAGAGAGCACACACAGGTCGTTCGCACCGCCTGTGACAGGCTCCCGTCCGTTGATTGAGATTTTCAAGGCGTACATGGACAGATTCTCAAGGATTGGAGACGGGCGCTGACCGTCCGCCCCTGACCGCTTTCTGCCGTCCCCTTGGCTTCAGGCACCCTCATCCGCCGGCACATGACACACGACGCAAATCTTGTTCCCATCCGGATCGCGAAAGTACGCCCCATAGTAGTTCTCGTGGTACTGCGGGCGCAGCCCTGGGGGCCCCTCGCAGGTGCCGCCGTTCTCCAGCGCAATCCGGTGCGTCTCCCGGACGGCTGCCCTCGAGGCCGCTGCGAACGCAACCATCTGCCCGTTCCCGGGATGGTGCGGCAGTCCGTCATAAGGCTTGCAGATGACGAAGAGAGGGCGGGCGCCGCCTGCGCTGTGCCAGCCGGCCCATGGCTTCTCTCGCTCGCAGAAGCGCAACTCGACACCGAGGCTGTCCATCACGGCGCCGTAGAAGCGAAAGGCGCGATCGAAATCCACGACGCTCACAAAGACATGGGAAAACACGTTGGCTCCTGAGACAACCCGAGGTCGCCATTGTGCCCAGGGCGCAATCCAGCCTGTGGATAAAGAAACGGCCCGCGCGATCGGCTACGCCGGCGCCCTGCCCTTGACGGCCCACGCCAGCGCCGCATAGGACCGCGGACCATCGGCTTCGCCATCGAGATAGGCCGCCTGCACGGCATCCTTCAGCCGTTCACGCGCGTCCGCGTCCAGCGTGGCGACGTACTCCGCGCCGGGGCCGTCCCTGCCTTCGTACGGGCCCCAGTAGTCGGCGAAGGAGGCGAACTCCATGCGGATCGCGAGCGTGGTCTCTTCGACGCGCTCGAAGCCGGCTTCGCGCCAGGCCTTGGCGAGTTCGCCGGGCCGCGTCAGGGGCCGCGTGTAGTTGCGGGCGCGGCGCGGGGCGGCCTCGGGATCGAGCACGGCCGCGGTGTCGAAGAACATGCGGTTGGAGATCCAGCCGCCCCGCACATCCCAGACCGCCCCGCCGACGATCGCGCCTGGCTTCGAAACGCGCCGCATCTCGGCGATCGCCCTGCCCGGCTCCGGCACGAAATGCAGCACCAGCAGCGAGAGCACGCGGTCGAAGCCCTGTGCCGGGTACGGCAGCGCGCACGCGTCGCCCACGTCGAAGGCGATGCGCGCATCCTGGTTGTGGCGCCTGGCATGCTCGATGTAGGGCGGCGCAAGGTCCACGCCGCGGATCTCGCCGGCGCCGGTGCGGCGCGCCACGGCAAAGGCCAGGTGGCCCGTGCCGCATCCGACGTCCAAGATGCGGTCGCCGTCCGCGGTGCCCACGAAGTCCAGGAAGGGCAGCGCGAGGACGCGGCTCCAGCGGCCCATCAGCCGTTCATAGCCGTCGCCGTCGGTGGCGACGAAGGTCGAAGATGTGGTGCTCATGGCAATCCCTCCGCACGGACGGCCTCGGGCGCAAAGCCGTGCAGGCGGATGCTATGCCTCGGCCGGCGGCCGCGTCAACGCCCGCGCACCGAAGCCGCTGCGCGCGTCGGGCGCGAAGCGTTCGGCAAATGCGTCACGGCACGATCTGCTTGTAGCGGCTCGCACAACCGCAGCCTGCTTCGTGCAGCACCCTCATTGCAGCATCGGTGCGAGTGGCCTGCCGCCTAAACTTTTGGACATCCGAAGCCCCGGCCCGAGCAAGCATTCCGGGGCCACGCCTTGATGGATGGCAATGAACAACCCTGACCTGATTTCCCAGAAAGCCGACGCCATGAACTCCTCCATCGTCGAGCATCTCAGGCGCGCCGGCCGCCTGGACCGCATCTTCGTGGACGGCGAGTGGGTGCTGCCCGACACCCAGGCGCGCAGCGCCGTCATCGACCCCTCCACCGAGGAGCCCGTCGCCGAGATCGCTCTCGGCAGTGCACGCGATGTCGCCGCCGCCGTCGTGGCCGCACGGCGCGCGTTCGCCACCTGGTCCGTGAGTTCCCCCCACAGCCGCGCCCAGCTGCTGGACCGCATCCACGCCCTCATCCTGGAGCGCGCCGAATTGTTCGCTCAGGCCATCTCGCTGGAGATGGGCGCGGCCATCGGCTTCGCGCGCCTCACCCAGGTGCCCTCGGCGGCCGAGCACATCCGCGTGGCCCGCGACAACGCGCGCAGCTACCCCTTCGTCACCCAGCGCGGCGACATGGCCCTGGTGCGCGAGGCCATCGGCGTGTGCGCCCTGATCACCCCGTGGAACTGGCCGCTCTACCAGATCACCGCCAAGGTCGGCGCCGCATTGGCCGCCGGCTGCACCGTGGTCCTCAAGCCCAGCGAACTCTCCCCCCTGAGCGCCCTGCTCTTTGCCGACGTGATGCACGACGCGGGCACCCCGGCCGGGGTGTTCAACCTGGTGAACGGCAGCGGCGCGGAAGTCGGCGCCGCGCTGGCCGAACATCCCGACGTGGACATGGTCTCGTTCACCGGCTCGACAAGGGCCGGCGTGCTGGTGGCCCAGGCAGCCGCCCCGACGGTCAAGCGCGTGGCGCAGGAGCTCGGCGGCAAGTCGCCCAACCTGATCCTGCCGGACGCGGACCTTTCCGTGGCCGTGCCCAAGGGCGTGGCGACCGCGTTCCGCAATGTCGGCCAGTCGTGCAGCGCCCCCACGCGCATGATCGTGCCGCGCAGCCGGCTGCCGGAAGTGGAGCGGCTTGCACTGGAAGCGGCATCGGCTTTCGTGGTGGGCGATCCGCGTTCGCAGCAGACCACGCACGGCCCGGTGGCCAACCGGGCGCAGTTCAACCGGGTGCAGGAAATGATCGGCGTGGGCCTGGCCGAAGGCGCACAGCTTTTGTGCGGCGGCCCCGGACGGCCCGAGGGCCTGGACCGGGGCTTCTACTGCCGCCCGACCATCTTCAGCGCGGTGCACTCCCGCATGCAGATCGCGCAGGAGGAGATCTTCGGGCCGGTGCTGGCGATTCTTCCCTACGACAGCATGGACGAGGCGGTGGAGATCGCCAACGACACGGTCTACGGCCTGGGCGCGCATGTGCAGGGCCAGGACCTGGGTGCGGCGCGCGCGGTGGCGGCGCGCATCCGCTCGGGGCAGGTGCACATCAACTACCCGGCGTGGAACCCCGAGGCCCCCTTTGGCGGCTACAAGCGCTCGGGCAATGGGCGTGAATACGGGGTCGAGGGGTTCGAGGAATATTTGGAAACCAAAGCCATTCTTGGCTACCAGGATGCCTCGGCACCCGCCAGCGCCTGACAGGATTTCAGTGAAGACATCGCGCATCGCGCAGGAGCAATCATGACCGTGGCCCTAGTACTGCATCGCGCCGATGGCGCGCCCGTTTCAACGGCTTTCCGCCGTGCGCCGTTCGGCAAGGACGACCCCTTTGCGCGGCATCGCGAGATCGCGTGGGAAGGCCCGGGCGCAATGAGCGCGGGCCGCACCAGCTTCATCGGCGAGCTCGACATCGCAAGCTATCCGCACATCGAGACCATCGTGGTGATCGAGGGCGAGCTGACCCTGACGGCCGAAGGCGCGGCCCCGCTGGTGGTCGGTCCGCAAGCGGGTGCCGTGATCGGAAGCGGCACCTCGCTTCGCATCGAGGCGGCGTCCCGCGTGCGATTCGTGTTCTGCGCGGCTGCCTGCGACAAGCCGACGCAGCGCGGCGTCTTCGCGCTGCATGCCGACGCCGACTTCAAGCCCACCGGCACGCTGCCCGCCGAAGTGCTGCTGGGTCCCGTGCCGGAGTGCCGCAGCGACAAGGTCTTCACCGATGACGCTGCGCAGTACCTTGCGGGCACCTGGGACTCGACCCCCTACCACCGGATCGTTCGCGCGCACCGCATGAACGAGTTCATGCATATCGTGGCGGGCGGCGTGCGCTTCGCAGCGCCGGATGGCAGCGTGCTGTCGGTGGGCACGGGCGATGCGCTCTTCGTGCCACAGGGCGCACAGATCGGGTGGGAGAGCAGCGACCGCGTGGCAAAGTTCTACGTGTGCCAGGCCGTCCCGGCCTGAGCGGGCGAGCGAGATCCATCGTGTCCCCTCCACTGCGCCACATCCAAACTTCGTCCATGCTGCCGGCTTCGGCCGACGTCGTCGTGATCGGCGGCGGCATCATCGGCGTCTTCACCGCCTACTACCTGGCCAAGCGCGGCGTGTCGGTGGCGCTGGTCGAAAAGGGCAGCATCGGCGCCGAACAGTCGAGCCGCAACTGGGGCTGGTGCCGCCAGCAGAACCGCGATGCGCGCGAACTGCCGTTGGCGAGCAAGAGCCTCGACCTGTGGGAACAGTTTGCCGCGGAGACCGGCGAAGACACTGGCTTCCAACGCTGCGGCCTGCTGTACCTCAGCAATGACGAAGCGGAGATTTCGCGTTGGGCCACGTGGCGCGATTTCGCGCAGACCGCCGGCGTGACCACCCACATGCTGAGCAGCCGCGAAGCCGCCGAGCGCGGCAAGGCAACGGGCCGCGCGTGGAAGGGCGGCGTCTTCTCGCCCAGCGACGGCACCGCCGATCCCGGCAAGGCTGCGCCGGCCGTGGCCGCTGCGTTCATCAAGCTCGGCGGCAGCGTCCACCAGAACTGCGCTGCGCGCGGCATCGAGACCGAAGCCGGACGCGTCAGCGGCGTCATCACGGAGGCCGGCGTCATCAAGACCAAGACCGTCGTGATGGCGGGCGGCGCGTGGGCGTCCTCGTTCTGCCGCCAACTCGGCATCCGCTTTCCGCAGGCCTCGATCCGCCAATCCATTCTCAGTGTGTCCGCGGTGGAGCATCGCTTGCCCGCCGCCGTGGTGAGCGCGGGCGTGTCTGCCACGCGCCGCAACGACGGACGCTATGCACTGGCCATCAGCGGCCGTGCGCGCGTGGACCCGACAGGGCAGTTCCTGCGCTTCGCGCCGCAGTTCGTGCCCATGTTCGCCAAGCGCTGGCGCAACCTTCGCCCGGGCGGCCTCGAAGCCATTCGCAGTGGCCATGAAACGCTGGCGCGCTGGCGGCTCGATGCGCCCACGCCCATGGAGCGCGTGCGCATCCTCGATCCGAAGCCCGATCCCGTGAGCATCCGGGACACCCACCGCCGCGCGGTCGAACTGCTGCCCCAGCTGCGCGATGCCAAGATCACGCACGCCTGGGCCGGCTACATCGACAGCACGCCCGAC
This window contains:
- a CDS encoding VOC family protein; translation: MFSHVFVSVVDFDRAFRFYGAVMDSLGVELRFCEREKPWAGWHSAGGARPLFVICKPYDGLPHHPGNGQMVAFAAASRAAVRETHRIALENGGTCEGPPGLRPQYHENYYGAYFRDPDGNKICVVCHVPADEGA
- a CDS encoding alpha/beta hydrolase, with the translated sequence MNFGTGKVARANGIRQHYLHFPGVGPRVLIVPGIVSPAILWSHVGRWLMSDHDCFVLDVRGRGLSESGPHLDYGLDACAEDVAAFIRETHIGSATLIGHSMGARIALRMSTKAPELVRALVLVDPPTSGPGRRTYPIPIARTLGLLQAARQGEAAEALHSSMAAPWPEDLQRLRAEWLSTCDERAVYAAYEDFHSQDMFADLARTECPVSLICAGEGGVVSDTDIEEMRHLRPDMEAFRLAGAGHQLQAENFTGFSELLRAALRHQYPSNQEKK
- a CDS encoding tripartite tricarboxylate transporter substrate binding protein, which translates into the protein MFTMKKLLAACCGVALAVLANSVQAQTFPSKAITIVAPYPPGGATDLYARSVANGLAEFGQPTVVDNRAGASGLIGAEYVSRQPADGHTLLIGASSMFSILPQLLPRMKDVASHVEPVSILGFNPSYVVVPASLPVNTIQELIAYLKAKPGEYAYGSAGKGTSQHVFMELFKQRAGVDLLPVQYKGSSPMVVDLIAGRVVMAIEQGPAVLSQIKAGRLKALAVTTAKRAQAMPNIPTLSETVLPGFEAVTWFALYAPSGVPKSVIAKMVPQIAKTMNSAEVKERMHAVGVEPTSSSPEEVTKRQAAETKTWAGVISQSRITLDE
- a CDS encoding methyltransferase domain-containing protein — protein: MSTTSSTFVATDGDGYERLMGRWSRVLALPFLDFVGTADGDRILDVGCGTGHLAFAVARRTGAGEIRGVDLAPPYIEHARRHNQDARIAFDVGDACALPYPAQGFDRVLSLLVLHFVPEPGRAIAEMRRVSKPGAIVGGAVWDVRGGWISNRMFFDTAAVLDPEAAPRRARNYTRPLTRPGELAKAWREAGFERVEETTLAIRMEFASFADYWGPYEGRDGPGAEYVATLDADARERLKDAVQAAYLDGEADGPRSYAALAWAVKGRAPA
- a CDS encoding IclR family transcriptional regulator — translated: MAAEKTDEQKVGGVAAVERAFAILHAFRAGDTSLNLSELAQRTGMYKSTILRTMTSLIREHCIVRLDDGTYQLGSMLLHWGGLYQAALRLDDHVPAILRRLVQETGEGASFFTREDNLRVCLFRVDSPKSVRDHIRTGDLLPLDKGAAGRVLSSFDRALTPPANFPEQPFIVTIGEREPDIGAIAAPVFGPMGSLRGALAISGPSARFSSDFIPGMSLAVLKAASDLTRRLGGDPAVFETASAKFDFAAMVPSTPSASAT
- a CDS encoding leucyl aminopeptidase, with product MKLDVEMFELFTRELELCRVKPGENIVVLTADDEWQDHAQAFMAAASHLGATTFNMNLRRGQQNAVGVQGRHPLVGNALAMSALKSASMVIDMVGLLFSREQAEIQAAGVRILRVMEPFHVLKQMFPTADLQRRVEYAKGLLESAKQLRFTSDGGTDIVYKLGQYPVISEYGFTAEAGRWDHFPSGFSFTQGDDGGVDGVVVMQPGDILCAFKKYVESPVALHVEKGHVVEITGEGLDAQLIRSYIDSFNDPRAYAISHIGWGLNEKARWYQFSVSRQLTSEHVMNALSFYGNVLFSLGPNLELGGTNDTACHLDLPMRNCNLWLDDVQILKNGDVIHPEMRVELTSSGA
- a CDS encoding serine hydrolase; amino-acid sequence: MSSLLSRRFSALAITLLLPFGYATATPAAPVVFPGASWSVAPEAEPGSTCRRDLDATRNYVRTLDTTSLMAVQDGSVLFSEGPVQTVSIVFSVRKSVLSMMYGKYVASGTIDLDRTLADLGIDDVGGLLPIERQARLRDLLAARSGVYHAAANGGDDAAAAPPRGSHVPGSYFLYNNWDFNAAGTIFERLTGRDIYQAFADDLATPLQLEDFDLARHARSGDARRSQHLAYPFYLSTRDMARLGYLMLRQGNWRGQQLVPAGWVKQMTQQTTPAAQMHPPHTARRGFGYGYLWWLLDEPQDSPLSGAYMAWGVHGQYILVVPKREMVIAHKRQVPVAGNWNVSWVGPTAFLRAARMLAAAPCRMGER
- a CDS encoding aldehyde dehydrogenase family protein — translated: MNSSIVEHLRRAGRLDRIFVDGEWVLPDTQARSAVIDPSTEEPVAEIALGSARDVAAAVVAARRAFATWSVSSPHSRAQLLDRIHALILERAELFAQAISLEMGAAIGFARLTQVPSAAEHIRVARDNARSYPFVTQRGDMALVREAIGVCALITPWNWPLYQITAKVGAALAAGCTVVLKPSELSPLSALLFADVMHDAGTPAGVFNLVNGSGAEVGAALAEHPDVDMVSFTGSTRAGVLVAQAAAPTVKRVAQELGGKSPNLILPDADLSVAVPKGVATAFRNVGQSCSAPTRMIVPRSRLPEVERLALEAASAFVVGDPRSQQTTHGPVANRAQFNRVQEMIGVGLAEGAQLLCGGPGRPEGLDRGFYCRPTIFSAVHSRMQIAQEEIFGPVLAILPYDSMDEAVEIANDTVYGLGAHVQGQDLGAARAVAARIRSGQVHINYPAWNPEAPFGGYKRSGNGREYGVEGFEEYLETKAILGYQDASAPASA